GGCGTGGCCGGTCGTGACAAGCGGCCCTTTTTCAAGACCGTCAGACCAAGGCCGCTGAGGTTCGGTGAAAGACCCCGGTCCTCTGGAAGCACTGGCCGCCAGGGCCCGGCTCCCGGCACATGCCACATCAACCCCGAAGCATCGATGAATGAGTGCCGTGCCTGTTAGATACAACGCTTGCGGTATGCAAAACCGTCATGGACGTTGAACACATCAAGGCCTCGGAGCTGCTCTGGGGCCGTCCAGCACCGGCGATTAGGCCAGGGGCTTATGGCGTCTGCTCCTCATGGCAAAGGGCCTCGGCAATGCGTGCACGGATGGCCAGAAGACTCGCAGACCACCGCACATCAGTTACATGCTGACAAACGAAGGCCAGGGCTTTCGGCTGCTGTGTCAGCACGGCCCTGGCGCGCTCGTACTGCGCCGTGGCCTTGCCTAGTCACGCCGGCGGAAGCACAGCAATATATTCAAGAAACAGGATAGTCATCCCAATAAATTTGCTTATCAAATTTATTGCCGCCATCCAAACTGTCTTCAAGACATACGAAACCTGGAGACACCCGTTGAAGCAAACGATTTTCAGTGCGCCTGGGCATTTTTTCCGCCCCTCGCGTTCACACGCTGTGGTTATTGGCGGCGGAACAATGGGAGCCGATGTCGCGGTCGTCCTTTGCCGCGGAGCTTGCAGAACGACGGTGATCGAACCCGACGCCGACCGGGCAGCCAAAGTCCCTGAGCGAGTCCGTGAGGGATTGATCCAGCTGGGCGCGGCTCAGCACCTTGCCCGGCTGTCCGTCGTATCGTCCTTGGACGATCTTGACTGGAACTCTGTGGACCTGGTGATCGAATGCATCCCGGAGCGTTTGGACATCAAGCAAGCGCTTTTCAGGCAACTCGAGCAGCGCGCCCGCAAGGATGCATTGCTGGCCAGCAACAGCTCGAGCTTTCCCATCACCGCAATTGCACAAGGCCTGCCAACACAGGAACGCATGCTGGGTCTGCATTTCTTCATGCCTGCGCACCTGACGCCTCTCGTTGAAGTGGTGTGTGGCGAGGCGTCCCGCATGGAATGCGCAGAGAACCTTCATGCCTTCATGCACCAGTGCGGCATGGTTCCGGTGCTGGTCAGGAAGGATTTGCCAGGCTTTCTGGCGAACCGCCTTCAGCACGCGCTGGCTCGCGAGGCTTTTGCACTGATTGAAGCGGGCATTGCATCGGCCGAGGATGTAGATGCAGCCGTGCGCTTTGGCTTCGGATTCCGCTTTCTCGCAGCAGGTCCCGTGCTTCAGCGCGACCATGCGGGTCTGGAAGTCCACTGCGCCGCTGGAGCGACGATGTACCCGTCTCTGGCGGCCAACAAGGAGCCTAGCCCATGCCTGTCGCAAAGAGTGGCTGAAGGCAAGTTCGGCATGAAGTCCGGAGAAGGTTTTTTCAAGTGGACTCCGGAGAGCATCGCCCAAGAGAAACAGCGCTACCAGAGGACACTGCTGGCAGGTCTCGAACTTCTCAAAAGCGAACTGCCTGCCGTGGGCGATGCCGCCGAGCAAGAAGAAAGCGCATGATGAATACACCGCTGATCATCACCGTTGCCCCCAACGGAGCCTACAAGACCAGGGAGCAGCACCCCGAGGTTCCATTGACTGCCGCCGATCTGGCACAGACCGCCAAGGAATGCCTGGACTGCGGTGCGTCCATGATTCATATGCATGTGCGCAAGCCTGACGGCAGGCATTTGCTCGATGCCCACGCCTACCTTGAAGCCACTGCCGCAGTGCGCAAAGCGGTGGGCCAGGAACTGGTGGTTCAGGTCACCACCGAAGCGGCTCAGGTCTACCAGCCACACGAGCAGATGCGGGTCGCACGAGAAACGGCGCCGGAAGCGATCTCCGTCGGCTTGCGCGAGATACTCAAACCTGAAGTTCCCGAAGCGGATATCCACTCCTTCTTCACATGGCTCAAGCAGAGCAATGTGATGACCCAGATCATCCTGTATGACGTGGCGGACGTGCAGGCCTGGCAACGCCTGCGTGCAAGCGGCGTCATCCCGGAAAACAAATGGTTTCTGCTTTTTGTACTGGGCCGTTACTCTGCCGGTCAGACCTCTTCGCCCATCGATCTGCTGCCTTTCCTGAATGCCCATGACGATGTCTATCCATGGGCAATGTGCGCCTTCGGCCCTCAGGAAAATGCGTGCGCGATGGCTGCAGCCAGCCTGGGAGGGCATGCACGCGTCGGCTTCGAGAACAACCTGTTCCTGAAGAGTGGTGAGCCGGCGGCAAGCAATGCCGCCCTGGTCGCCCAGGTCTGCCAGGGGGCCGCAGCGCTGGGCCGTCCGCTGGCCGCAGCCGACGATATTCGAAGCCTGTTCCTAAACTGATCAGCACTTCAAGGCCGCAGCGCCTCTTGTGTCTTCAGGTAATGGTCTCTTGGAGGCACAAGATGCTCCGCCGTCAGACGGATCAGGCGCTCCCGCGAGCCCTCCCCCTGCGCCAGTACCGCCAGCAGCTCGTGATGCTCCTGTTGGGATTGCAGCTGACGCTCTCTGGACATCAGCGTTCCAAATCGAATCGCATGCGTTTGGCGGGCGAAGTCTTCGATGGATTGCGACAGGAAAACATTGCCGCATTGCGCAAACAACAGCCGATGAAACTCCTGGTTGGTCCGAAAAATGCCGCGCGGCTCCTGTTGCTGGATCGCTGCGTCGTGCCCGGCCTGAATGCGCCTGAGCTGCTCCAGGGCATCACGGTCCAGAGGCAGCGCAATTCTGCGCATCGCCTCCAGCTCGAGCAGCTCTCTCATTTCGTAGAGATGAATGACCTCGTCTCTGCTGAAGGCCTTCACCATGGAGCCAATATTGCGCCTGCGCTCAAGCAGACCAGCGCTTTCGAGCCGAGCCAGCGCGTCTCGCACCACATGGCGTTTGGCTGCGAATCTTTCCATCAGCTCGTCTTCAACAAGACGCACTCTGGGAGCCAAGAGGCCCAGAACGATGTCTTCCTCCAATGTCGCGGCAATCACGGATGCACCGTCCTCGGATGGACGGCGCTCCTTGGCAAAAGCGCCCGTCGGCATATGAACTTAACTCCTTGGAATCGAACCCTTGCGCTGCGTCGCAGTCAAGAAATCAAAGTCTGCGCCACGATCAGCCTGCAAAACAGTTTTCTTGAACAGATGCGCGTAGCCACGCTCTGCCGCAGGAACTTGAACAGGCTTGGCATTCTGACGCATAGCCAGCTCTTCCTCACTGACCAGCCATTCAATACAGCGCTCGCGCACCGACAGGCGAATTCTGTCCCCGGTTTGCACCCAGGCCAAGGGCCCGCCAATTGCCGCCTCGGGCGTCACATGCAGGACGATGGTGCCGAAAGCAGTGCCACTCATACGCCCATCGGAGACACGCACCATGTCTTTCACGCCTTGGGCAGCGAGTTTCTGGGGAATGGGCAGGTAACCCGCTTCCGGCATCGCCGCTCCTTTGGGGCCGATGTTCTTGAGCACCAGCACATCCTCGGCCCGGACATCCAGCTCGGGCGAGTCGATACGCGCGGCCAAATCCTCCGCATTCTCGAAGACAACGGCACGCCCTTCATGCTCCATCAGCTCGGGGTTGGCTGCGGACTGCTTGATGATGGCTCCTGCCGGGGCAAGATTGCCGTGCAGCACGGCAATACCGCCCTGTGGATACAAGGGAGCATCCAGAGTCTTCACCACATGCTGCTTGAAGCCGGGACCTGCCGCCTCCAGCTCCTCGCCCAGGGTGCGCCCCGTCACGGTCAGAGCATCGAGGTGCAGCAGGGGCTTGAGCTCTCGAAGCAGGGTATGCATGCCGCCTGCGGCATGAAAGTCCTCCATGTAGTGGTCGCCGGACGGCTTGAGGTCGAGCAACACCGGAGTATTGCGGCTCATGACATCCAAGGCCTTGAGATCCAGCTCGTATCCCAAACGACCTGCGATCGCTGCCATATGCACGATGGCATTGGTCGAGCCTCCCATGGCCAGCAGCACGCGCATGGCGTTTTCGAAGGCAGCTGGTGTGAGAATCTTGTCAATGCTCAATCCTGCACGCGCCATGTGCACGGCCACCTCACCGGATCGCTCTGCAACCCGGATTCGGTCGGCAGTGACCGCTGGAGGGGTCGCGCTGCCAGGAAGGCCAATTCCCAGAGCTTCTGCGATACAAGCCATCGTGCTGGCAGTGCCCGCCACCGAGCAGGTGCCCACACTGGCAACGAGCTGATTGTTGACGTCGGAAATTTCCTCCGCATCAATTTCTTCGGCACGGAATTTGCCCCAGTAGCGTCGGCAATCGGTGCAGGCCCCCACTCTTTCGCTTCGATGCGATCCGGTGAGCATGGAGCCGGTCACCAGCTGAATCGCCGGCAGTCCGACCGAAGCCGCACCCATCAGCTGGGCCGGCACCGTTTTGTCACACCCCCCGATCAGCACGACCGCATCCATGGGCTGCGCTCGCAGCATCTCCTCTGTGTCCATGGACATGAGGTTGCGCAGATACATGCTGGTCGGCTGGGAAAAGCTCTCGTGCAAGGAGATGGTAGGGAAGTCCATGGGCAGCCCGCCGGCCATCAGGATGCCGCGCTTCACCGCCTCAATCAGTTGCGGCATGTTTCCGTGACAAGGGTTGTAGGAGCTGCCGGTGTTCGTGATACCGATCACAGGCCTGTCCAGCGCCTTGTCGGTATAGCCCGCTCCTTTGATGAAGGCCTTGCGCAAAAAAAGAGAAAAGCCGCGATCACCGTAGTTGGTGAGTCCTTTGGAGATGCCGCTCGATGCGGCTTCCGGATGAATCGTGGCTTGCTGGTCTGGCTTGTTCGTCATGGAAGGGTTAACCATTGTTGATGCACTGATTATTAATAATATTATTGATTAAAAGAAAAATCGAGCGCTCGAACAAGAAAGCGCATACCTGAAAACCCTAAGGAGACTTCATGAAACCCACAGACCCCGTCAATCCGGGCATGTACCGCCGCAAGCTCGTTAACCTGCTTGCAACCGCCCTCGTTGCAGCCGGCGCATCGGGAGCAGCCAGTGCGCAGACCGACTACCCCAACAAACCCGTGAGGCTGGTGGTTCCCTATGCGCCGGGCGGAGCGACCGATGTCATTGGCCGCGTTCTCGCCAAACAGCTTTCAGATCAGCTCGGGCAGCAGTTCGTCGTCGATAACCGTGCCGGAGCTGGCGGCAGTCTGGGGGCGGGTCAAGTTGCCAAATCACCTGCCGATGGCTACACCTTGCTGATGGGCGCCTTCACAAGCCACACCATCAATGCAGCACTGACGCCTGCGGTGACTCCTTTTGACATCCACAAGAGCTTCGCGCACATCTCGGTGGTTGGCAGCGTTCCGCTGGTATTTGTAGTCAATCCCAATGTTCAGGCGAAATCCGTCAAGGAACTGGTCGCCCTCGCCAAGGCCAGCCCTGGCAGCGTCACCTTCGCTTCCGCAGGCAATGGCTCGCCCCAGCATCTCTCGATCGAGATGTTCAAGCGCCAGACGCAGGTGGAAGTCGTGCATGTACCCTACAAAGGCAGCGGCCCCGCTCTTTCCGACCTGCTCGGCGGTCAGATCAATGCCATGATTGACACCGTTCCTGCCGCACAAAGCCAGATCAAGGCAGGCAAGCTCCGAGCCCTGGCCACCACCACCAAAGAACGCGTCGCCTCGGTTCCAGATATCGCTACCGTGGTGGAAGCCGGATTTCCAGACATGCAGGTCAGCTCCATGTTTGCGCTCACGGCTCCTGCAGGAACGCCAGTTGCAGTCATTCAGAAGATCAATTCGGCGCTGAAAGTGATTCTGTCCAAGCAGGATGTCAAGGACTCCATGCTTGCCCAGGGCGCCATTGCCACCTACAACACGCCTGAAGAGTCGGCCAAGATCATCAATGCCGAGTACGCCAAGTGGGCCAAATTGATCAAAGACAGCGACATCAAGGCTGAATAAGCGCAGATGGCGGAGCTGCAAAAAGCTGCAGCTCCGCTACCTATACTGCTGTGGTGGAAGCCAATCTATCAACCAAAGACCTGAGGGCGGTGGTCGCTCTGAGCCAGACCAAGAGCTTTGGCCAAGCCGCGCTCCAGGTTCACCTCTCGCAGTCTGCGCTGTCGGCCCTGATTGCGCGTGTAGAAGCCCAGATCGGAGCAAGACTGTTTGAGCGCACTACTCGCGCCGTCGAGCTGACCGATGCGGGCCATGTCTTTATCGCCCATGCCCAGGAGATCTTGCGCGATACGCAGCGTGCCTTGCGCGCCGTGACGGACACCGTACAGCTCAGAACTGGTTCGGTGACGGTTGCTGCACTTCCCTCTCTGGCCGCCTCGCTGCTGCCAAAGGTCTTTGCCGAATTCACGCGGATTCACCCCGGGGTGCGCCTTGCCTTGCTTGATACCTTGTCGGGGGCAGCGTTTGATCTTGTTCGTGATGGCAAGGTCGACTTTGCACTCACTGCAGCCGATCCCAAACAGGAAGACCTCGCCTATGAACAACTGATGGAAGACCAGTTCTTTATCATCTGTCCCGATGACCATCCTCTATCCAGGCAGGCAGGTCCCATCCCGATCGAGACCACCCTGGACTACCCGCATGTCTCCATGCCAAGCTCTGCCAGCGTGCGCCAGTACATTGATGCGGATCTGCTCTCAAAAGGGCTTTATTTCGCTCCTGTCTTTGAAGTTGACCATATAGCAACCATAGGAGCTCTGGTCAGTGCGGGCCTGGGCATCAGCGCGCTACCCGAAACAGCCATATCGCTGCTACAGGCCGACCGCCTCGCGCAGATTCCCTTGTCGGCCCCTGGAATTCAACGTCCTTTGGGCATAGTGATGCGCCGCCACGCACCTCGAAGCTCGGCTGCTAGGAAATTAGAGACATTAATCAGAGCGAGCCTGCAAAACCTGGCCTCTCATTCCAGCTAGAGCACCGCTCCGGAGGCCGGAAAAGACAGAGATCGAAGGGAATGTAAGAAATTCTCCATGAATCGCTACAAACCGCCAGCGCCATCAGAAAACCAACAAAAGCTGTGGGAACTTTGTCTTTAGCACTCTCTCTAACGGAGTGCTAATATGAAGATCATGGAAGAAAGGAAACCTGCAATGAAAACTGCCTCCGGCTCCATTGCTACTGCCTTGGCGCCCGCGAACCCCTGGGCGCTGGTACCTCCGCTGGGCAACCTGGATGCCTATATCTCGGCGGTCAATCGTATGCCAATGCTCACCCTTGAGGAAGAGCAGGACTACGCTCGCAAGCTCAAAGAACACAATGATCTGGACGCCGCCGGGCGTCTGGTGATGTCTCACCTGCGTCTGGTCGTCTCCATCTCGCGCCAGTACCTGGGCTATGGCCTGCCTCACGGCGACCTGATTCAGGAAGGCAATGTGGGCCTGATGAAGGCTGTCAAACGCTTCGACCCCGATCAGGGTGTGCGTCTGGTCAGCTACGCCATGCACTGGATCAAGGCGGAAATCCACGAATACATTCTGAAGAACTGGCGCATGGTCAAGGTCGCCACGACCAAGGCCCAGCGCAAGCTGTTCTTCAATCTGCGCTCGATGAAGCATGAGCTGAAGTCCGATGCCGCCATGGCCGACGATGAACTGGCCCTGCGCGAAACCCTGACCTCGAACGAAATTGACGCTGTCGCTGCCAAGCTCAACGTCAAGCGCGAGGAAGTCATCGAGATGGAAACCCGTCTGGCCGGCGGCGATGTGCTGCTGGATCCTTCTCCCAGCGACGACGGAGAGCAGGCCTTCGGCCCCATCGCCTACCTGGCCGACGCCAGCCACGAGCCTACCGCCATGCTTGAATCGCGTCAGCGCGATCATCTGGCGACCGATGGTCTGGTCATGGCCCTGGAGGGCCTGGATGACCGCAGCCGCCGCATCGTTGAAGAGCGCTGGCTCAAGGTCAATGACGACGGCTCCGGCGGCATGACGCTGCATGAGCTGGCTGCCGAATATGGCGTGAGCGCCGAGCGCATTCGCCAGATTGAAGTAGCCGCCATGAAAAAGATGAAAAAAGCGCTGGCCGAGTTTGCGTAAACGCCAACTTGCGCACCAGGGCCTTAAAAGGCTGAAATGTTGAACCTCAAACCCGGATAATTTCCGGGTTTTTTATTTTTCGGAATCGATGCATGTTTTCATGCACAGCGATCACCCATCAAAAATTCAAAAGAGACCTGCCATGCCTATTCGCACTTCGCAAATTCTGAAGAATCTGTCCCGCCGCAGCCTGATTGCTGCAGGCGTCACCATGATGGCGACTGCCATGGCTCCAGCCGCCATGGCGGCTGACAACTGGCCCGACAAGCCCCTGCACCTGATCGTGGGATTCCCCGCCGGCTCCTCGCCCGATCTGAGCGCGCGCGCACTGGCCGAGCCTCTGGAAAAAAAGCTGGGCCAGACCATCATTGTGGAAAACCGTGTGGGTGCAGGCGGCAATATCGCCGGTGAATACGTGGCCAAGGCCGACGGCTACACCTTCAGCGTGATGATCAACGGCAATATGACCATTGCCAAGATGCTCAACCCCGCTGTGCGCTATGACCCCATCAAGGATCTGCAGCCCGTGAGCCTGATCGGCGTGGCGCCGCTGGTGCTGGTGGCCCCGTCATCGGCCCCGCAAGGCAAGGCCTTCATGGAAGCGGCCGCCAAGGCTGGCGACAAATGGAGCTATGGCTCTCCCGGCGTCGGCACCGTGGGCCACCTGGGCATGGAATTGCTCAAGAGCCGATCGGCCATCAAGGCCGTA
This DNA window, taken from Comamonas testosteroni TK102, encodes the following:
- a CDS encoding IlvD/Edd family dehydratase, which gives rise to MTNKPDQQATIHPEAASSGISKGLTNYGDRGFSLFLRKAFIKGAGYTDKALDRPVIGITNTGSSYNPCHGNMPQLIEAVKRGILMAGGLPMDFPTISLHESFSQPTSMYLRNLMSMDTEEMLRAQPMDAVVLIGGCDKTVPAQLMGAASVGLPAIQLVTGSMLTGSHRSERVGACTDCRRYWGKFRAEEIDAEEISDVNNQLVASVGTCSVAGTASTMACIAEALGIGLPGSATPPAVTADRIRVAERSGEVAVHMARAGLSIDKILTPAAFENAMRVLLAMGGSTNAIVHMAAIAGRLGYELDLKALDVMSRNTPVLLDLKPSGDHYMEDFHAAGGMHTLLRELKPLLHLDALTVTGRTLGEELEAAGPGFKQHVVKTLDAPLYPQGGIAVLHGNLAPAGAIIKQSAANPELMEHEGRAVVFENAEDLAARIDSPELDVRAEDVLVLKNIGPKGAAMPEAGYLPIPQKLAAQGVKDMVRVSDGRMSGTAFGTIVLHVTPEAAIGGPLAWVQTGDRIRLSVRERCIEWLVSEEELAMRQNAKPVQVPAAERGYAHLFKKTVLQADRGADFDFLTATQRKGSIPRS
- a CDS encoding 3-keto-5-aminohexanoate cleavage protein; the protein is MNTPLIITVAPNGAYKTREQHPEVPLTAADLAQTAKECLDCGASMIHMHVRKPDGRHLLDAHAYLEATAAVRKAVGQELVVQVTTEAAQVYQPHEQMRVARETAPEAISVGLREILKPEVPEADIHSFFTWLKQSNVMTQIILYDVADVQAWQRLRASGVIPENKWFLLFVLGRYSAGQTSSPIDLLPFLNAHDDVYPWAMCAFGPQENACAMAAASLGGHARVGFENNLFLKSGEPAASNAALVAQVCQGAAALGRPLAAADDIRSLFLN
- a CDS encoding GntR family transcriptional regulator, which codes for MIAATLEEDIVLGLLAPRVRLVEDELMERFAAKRHVVRDALARLESAGLLERRRNIGSMVKAFSRDEVIHLYEMRELLELEAMRRIALPLDRDALEQLRRIQAGHDAAIQQQEPRGIFRTNQEFHRLLFAQCGNVFLSQSIEDFARQTHAIRFGTLMSRERQLQSQQEHHELLAVLAQGEGSRERLIRLTAEHLVPPRDHYLKTQEALRP
- a CDS encoding 3-hydroxyacyl-CoA dehydrogenase family protein gives rise to the protein MGADVAVVLCRGACRTTVIEPDADRAAKVPERVREGLIQLGAAQHLARLSVVSSLDDLDWNSVDLVIECIPERLDIKQALFRQLEQRARKDALLASNSSSFPITAIAQGLPTQERMLGLHFFMPAHLTPLVEVVCGEASRMECAENLHAFMHQCGMVPVLVRKDLPGFLANRLQHALAREAFALIEAGIASAEDVDAAVRFGFGFRFLAAGPVLQRDHAGLEVHCAAGATMYPSLAANKEPSPCLSQRVAEGKFGMKSGEGFFKWTPESIAQEKQRYQRTLLAGLELLKSELPAVGDAAEQEESA
- a CDS encoding Bug family tripartite tricarboxylate transporter substrate binding protein, encoding MPIRTSQILKNLSRRSLIAAGVTMMATAMAPAAMAADNWPDKPLHLIVGFPAGSSPDLSARALAEPLEKKLGQTIIVENRVGAGGNIAGEYVAKADGYTFSVMINGNMTIAKMLNPAVRYDPIKDLQPVSLIGVAPLVLVAPSSAPQGKAFMEAAAKAGDKWSYGSPGVGTVGHLGMELLKSRSAIKAVHVPYTGYPQVFNGIQGGDLKLSMLPPALAMAQIQAGKLHGIGVTSAARSPLAPGLPSLKELGVNNFDLEIWNAVAAPKSMPKAHVDKLAAAVSEIVRTPEMRQKLSMQGWQAVGSSPEGLSNRIQQDVKALGTIIREQGITAQ
- a CDS encoding LysR family transcriptional regulator, producing the protein MEANLSTKDLRAVVALSQTKSFGQAALQVHLSQSALSALIARVEAQIGARLFERTTRAVELTDAGHVFIAHAQEILRDTQRALRAVTDTVQLRTGSVTVAALPSLAASLLPKVFAEFTRIHPGVRLALLDTLSGAAFDLVRDGKVDFALTAADPKQEDLAYEQLMEDQFFIICPDDHPLSRQAGPIPIETTLDYPHVSMPSSASVRQYIDADLLSKGLYFAPVFEVDHIATIGALVSAGLGISALPETAISLLQADRLAQIPLSAPGIQRPLGIVMRRHAPRSSAARKLETLIRASLQNLASHSS
- the rpoH gene encoding RNA polymerase sigma factor RpoH; translation: MKTASGSIATALAPANPWALVPPLGNLDAYISAVNRMPMLTLEEEQDYARKLKEHNDLDAAGRLVMSHLRLVVSISRQYLGYGLPHGDLIQEGNVGLMKAVKRFDPDQGVRLVSYAMHWIKAEIHEYILKNWRMVKVATTKAQRKLFFNLRSMKHELKSDAAMADDELALRETLTSNEIDAVAAKLNVKREEVIEMETRLAGGDVLLDPSPSDDGEQAFGPIAYLADASHEPTAMLESRQRDHLATDGLVMALEGLDDRSRRIVEERWLKVNDDGSGGMTLHELAAEYGVSAERIRQIEVAAMKKMKKALAEFA
- a CDS encoding tripartite tricarboxylate transporter substrate binding protein, whose product is MKPTDPVNPGMYRRKLVNLLATALVAAGASGAASAQTDYPNKPVRLVVPYAPGGATDVIGRVLAKQLSDQLGQQFVVDNRAGAGGSLGAGQVAKSPADGYTLLMGAFTSHTINAALTPAVTPFDIHKSFAHISVVGSVPLVFVVNPNVQAKSVKELVALAKASPGSVTFASAGNGSPQHLSIEMFKRQTQVEVVHVPYKGSGPALSDLLGGQINAMIDTVPAAQSQIKAGKLRALATTTKERVASVPDIATVVEAGFPDMQVSSMFALTAPAGTPVAVIQKINSALKVILSKQDVKDSMLAQGAIATYNTPEESAKIINAEYAKWAKLIKDSDIKAE